The Spartobacteria bacterium genome segment CATAACCGGCACGTGGACTGCACAGACAAATCAACCAGCGGTTTCGACAGATGATGCCGCCGGGCTCACTAAAGAGGAGACTCGCACACTGCTGCAATTGGCCAGAAATACTCTAACCTACTACTTAGAACATCACGTTATGCCGACTCCGTCAGATGTGCATTACACACCCACCGAACATACACTCAACATCATGGGTGCCTTTGTGACACTGCACAAAAACAAACAACTGCGTGGGTGCATTGGAGAAATTTTCCCCCGGCGGCCACTGGTGGAGGCCGTCATGGAGCATGCCGTCAATTCCGGAGTAAACGATCCGCGCTTTCCTTCTGTCTCACTAAGTGAACTACCATCCATTGATTTTGAAATATCTGCACTGAGTGCTCCCACCAAGATCAACGACTTCCGTCAAATTGTTCTGGGGAAACACGGCGTGGTGCTCTACAAAAATGGTCATTCTGCCGTTTTTCTTCCGCAGGTGGCCACCGAACAGGGCTGGGATATTGCCGACACATTGACACACCTGAGCATGAAGGCAGGCCTTTCGCCGAGGGATTGGCAAAGAGGCTGCCGATTTGAGGTTTTTACGGCACAAGTTTTTGGAGAAAAACAGTGAACGGCTGTTTTACGTCAACTTCGGCATCCATTCACGGTACCACTCAATAAAACAACGAATCCCTTCGGGGATTTCAGTGGCGGGTTTGTAGCCGACATCCTTTTCCAAGCCAGTTGTATCGGCATACGTCGCAGGCACATCGCCGGGTTGCAGGGGAAGCATATTTTTTACTGCTTCCTGCCCCAAATTGCGCTCGATTTCTTTGATAAAATCCATAAGCCGCACCGGTGCTCCGCGACCAATGTTATAGACTTTATACGGCGCAACAGAACTGGATGGATCAGGATGAGCACCCGTCCATTCATTGTTTCCGACTGGAGGGTGATTAATCACGCGCTTGATGCCCTCGACGATATCGTCGACATAGGTAAAATCACGTTCCATCTGACCGTTGTTAAACACATCGATAGGCCGGTTTTCGAGAATGGCCTTAGTAAACAAAAACAACGCCATATCCGGCCGCCCCCAGGGTCCATATACGGTAAAAAAACGTAGCCCCGTAGTAGGAAGTCCATACAGTTGACTATAGGTATGCGCCATCAGTTCATTGCTCTTTTTGCTGGCGGCATACAGACTGATCGGGTGATCCACATTATCACGGGTTGAAAAGGGCATTTGCTCATTTAGTCCGTATACACTGGAACTGCTGGCATAAGCCAAATGTTTCACTCCCGTATGACGGCATCCCTCAAGAATGTTCACAAATCCAACGATATTCGACTGAACATAGGCCATGGGGTTTTCAATGCTGTATCGCACCCCTGCCTGAGCGGCCAGATTACATACGGCATCAAATTTTTCCTCACGCATCAACGTCATGACCCGCTCACCATCTTCAAGATTGCACCGGATAAAACGGTACCCGTTGTGAAGCCGGCTTTGCACCAGTTTGCCATACTCTATTTCGTCCTGCGCAATGCCTGTTTGCTCAAGTCGTCCATATTTAATACGAACATCATAGTAATCGTTGATGGAATCAAGCCCCACCACTTCAACGCCGCAGGCCAGCATCACCTGTGCAAGATGATATCCAATAAATCCGGCTGTTCCGGTGATCAGTACTTTCATGACATAACTCCTATAAAATAACTACCTGCCTCTGCATAAACGGTAGTGGATAGTGCTCTATGAATGGGGCTTTTGTCACGAAAAAGCACTGGAAAAAATCAGGATGCGTCTTGCTGTTCAACAGGTTTACCGCTATGTATAGTCCATGTTTTGGAACATTATGTACAGGATACAGGGATTATGATAAAGGCACTTTTATTTGACTTAGACGGAACACTGCTCAATACGCTGGCTGATTTGGCCGACGCAGTTAATCGCACGATGCGGAAACACGGCTATGCCGAACATCCGCAGGATGCCTATCGCTTCTTCGTGGGGTGCGGCATGGAAAAACTGATTATCAGAGCACTGCCGGAACAAGCCAGAACACCGCAAGTTATCGCGGACTGTAAAAGAGATTTTATGGAGGATTACGGCAAAAACTGGATGAATGCTACAGCCCTATATCCGGGCATTGCGGAATTACTCGATAATCTGCAACAAAACGGCATACATATGGCCGTGTTATCTAACAAACCCCATGAAATGACTAAAAAATGTGTCGAGACCTACATGTCTTCATGGGCGTTCGATGCCGTAATTGGTCAAATCGACGGGATTCCTGTCAAACCTGACCCCAGCAGTGCCAATAGAATTGTTAAGCTGATAAATGCAAAATCAGATGAATTCCTGTATGTAGGAGATTCTTCCGTCGACATGCGCACTGCGGCTGCCGCAGACATGACTGCTGTAGGTGTAACCTGGGGTTTCCGACCCAAAAAAGAACTCATCGATAACGGAGCTCGATACATTATTGATCATCCTTCTGAGCTTGCACAGATTATTACCAGCCACACCACGCAGGAAGATAAATAACCTTATGGCCAGTAATGATTTTTCGAGTCTACCCCTGCATACGTCACTGCTAGATAATTTACCTAGCCTTGGCTACCTCACTATGACCCCGGTGCAGACCGAAAGCCTTCCCAAAATCCTCAAGTCACAGGATGTCATCGTTCAAGCGAAAACCGGCAGCGGAAAAACCGCAGCCTTCGGACTGGGCATCCTGAATGATATCGATCCGGCAGTAACCAGTGCAACCGCTCTGATTCTCTGCCCAACTCGTGAATTGGCTGAGCAGGTGGCCGCCGAATTACGTCGACTGGCCCGATGTTTACCAAACATACGCATTGTTACGTTGTGCGGCGGATCTCCCTACTTTAACCAGCGAAATACCATGGAGCATGGAGCCCATATTGTGGTGGGAACGCCCGGACGTATCGACAAACACATCCGCAAAAACTCATTAATCACGGAACGTATTCGCACACTGGTATTGGATGAGGCCGACCGGTTGCTGGACATGGGGTTCTACGACAGCATTATGGACATCATTAAAACCGTACCAAACAACCGTCAAACCATGCTGTTCTCCGCAACCTTTCCCGATGCCATCATCGACCTGAGCACATCGATACAGCGCAATGCTAAACGTATTTCCGTGGATACAATGCACGAAATCGGTGCAATAAAACAGCGAGCATATCTTGTAGAAAAAGATGCAAAGCTCCATGCGTTAATCCAAATTCTCCTCCATCACAATCCGCCATCTTCTGTTGTTTTTTGCAATACGAAACAAACATGCAAAGACGTTGCAAAGGCATTAAAATCACGCGGCTTCAGCGTAACAGCAATCCATGGAGATCTTGACCAGCGAGACCGAAACGTAGCACTTACGCTGTTCACAGGAAAAAGCATTTCCGTTCTGGTCGCAACAGATGTGGCCTCACGAGGTATTGACGTGAAAGATTTATCAGCTGTAATTAATTATGATCTATCTCCAGACGCAGAAGTACATGTACACCGTATCGGACGCACCGGACGAGCCGGAAAAGAAGGCTTAGCCATCAGTCTTTATCAGGAAACACAGGAATTCCGCATCAAACTGTATGAAGAATATATGAATCAGACCATCGAGCGGACACCGCTGCCTGCCGTATCCAATGCAAATCCCTGTACCACTCCCCCAACAATTTCATTCCACATTCTAGGAGGGAAAAAAAGCAAAATTCGCCCCGGCGACATTCTCGGTGCATTAACAGGCGAAGCAGGAATACCCGGTAGCAGTGTAGGAAAAATACACGTTTTTGATCAGCATTCCTATGTGGCAATTGCTAAAAATGATGTAGCAAAAGTAGAAAAATGGGCAAAAGAAGGAACCATTAAACGACGGCGTATTCAGAGGATGTAACGTTGCATCAACACCAGTTGCCTAAGTCGCGTATCGTATAGATGCCGTGCCATCCACCGCGAACCTTTCGGGCTCCGGTTTTTCTATTTTCTCCGAAATAACTCCTATTTTCCTCAAAAAAGGACTCAACAAACGCGTGCGAACCAAAGACCTGACCATCCGTAAAAAAGCGACTCCTACATTGCAACCGTTCAAAATCTGATATTTTCAACCGCTTTTTCAATTTTTCAGGAATCATCTCCTTATCCAGCATCGCAAAACATGGGTTTTTCCTCATCTCATCGTACATCAAAACCCGTTCCCAATAAACCGTCGAAGCTGCACCCCATGTGTTCACCTGTTCTGCCACCCGCACCTCGACATCCATTCGTTTCACCCCTGAGGCCAACGTCATAATTCCTTGCCTTGCAACAGTAACACCGCCCATAGCCTCACCAAATCCACAAAAACAATACTGCTTTGGATCATCCACCATACCTGCCCGCACAGGGTTCATCTCAATATATGCAGCCATCGTGCGCAACGCCTGGCCATCTTCCACCAATACACTTTTAAACCGTTGCTCCCATAACGTTCCACTGCGGCGCATCCGCCGATTATACCAACAAGTAAAACGCTGCTTCACCTGCTTCATAAATTCACTAACATCATGCATACGTATGAGATAGCGACGCTTATCCTCCGCCACCGCATCAGTCATCCCCACATCATTCCATCCCTTCCACCGCCCACAAACAACATCCACTTCTTCCGCCGAATACAAAAAACCCAAGCGCCGAATCAAATCCGCTTCCGTCAACTGCTCAACCTCACCGCGATCGGGCTCTTCCAACAGCAAATGAATATGATTCGTCATTATCGCATACGTCAATACATGCACCCCCGTAAACCCCTCTACCCGCCGAATCAATTGCCGCATATGCTCTTTTTCCACATGGCCCAACAGCATCTCACGCCCCACAATACGCGACATGCAGTGATAATAGGCCAAATAATCCCGTTTGATTCGTTTTCTTCTCATGAGCGCATGAAACCAAAATAACCATACTGATGCAAGTTTAAAATTATATTGGGACTGTCCCTATTTAAATTTACTTGCGCGCTTGTATGATATATGAGATACATCCCCCAATATGACGAATGCGGGAAATATACTGCTTATTGAAGATGAACAGCCGATTGCAGATGTGGTTGAATACGTGCTGTCGAAAGATGGCTTTTATGTTTCGCATGCGGGGGATGGGGACAACGCACTGGAACGGGCACGTGAAAAGGCGTTTGATCTGGTTATTTTGGATATCAACATTCCTGGACTGTCGGGTGTCAGTCTGTTTCGGGCATTGAAAAACATTCATCGTAACCTGGCAATCATCATGCTGACATGCAGAGCTGACGAAGTGGATCGGGTTATGTGGCTGGAACTTGGGGCAGATGATTATGTTACAAAACCTTTCAGCCCGCGTGAACTGGCGGCGAGGGTTCGTTCGGTACTACGGCGATGTAAACCACGGAACGAAGAACAGACTGTCCAGAAATGTGGAGCTTTTTTAGTCGATAGCGAGGCCTTATGCATCAGTTATCACAAAACATCGCTGGATCTTACGGTGCAGGAGTTTAAATTACTGGAATTATTCTTGAATCACCCTCGACGCGTGTTCAGCAGGGAGTATATCATTGATGCATTGTACGGGCGCGATTATTACATCAGCGAACGAAGCATTGATGCGACGGTCAAGAGGCTGCGCAAAAAAGTTCAACTTGTATCAGGGAAACTAAATCCGCTGGAAACAGTATACGGCGCAGGTTATCGGCTGCACCCTGATGTGCCGGGGTCACAGTGAGCTCCATACGCTGGCGTACGGTGATCGCCATGATGCTCGTCGGAATTATACCGATCATCTTAATTAATCGCTACGCTTGGAACTATTTCCGTTCTTACACGCAAAAGGAACTGGAAAACCGAATGATTGACACGGCTGAAATAGCGGGGCATCTCTATCTTAGACTGACAAATACATCATTAAGCAACAATAATGATCGGGCGCGTATTGATGATATCCTTGAAGATCTCGGCAGAGACACTCAATCACGTGTACAATTATTGTCGCCGCAAGGTGTTGTACGGTACGATTCATTGCAAGGAGCAACCATTGGAGCGGATTACAGTCAGCGCCTTGAAATACAATACGCTTCACAGGGTCAATATAAGGCACGCTACCACTCCGTGGGCGATCGACATCTCGTGTTCTATTACTGCGCACTCCCCGTGTATTCGACGGATCAGTCCTTAATCGCCATTGCTTACGTGAGTCGCCACACCAAAACATTGGTCTCTGCCATTGAGCGGCTTTATATAAATCAATATCGAGCAACATGGATTGCACTGATCATCACTCTTTGTGTCGCATGTCTGCTAGCCATCGGACTGACACAAAGGCTAAACCGGCTCAAAAAAAACATACGCAATTACTCACTGCATCCTGATCAGCCACCTAAATCACTTCGCATTGCGGGACATGATGAAATGGCTCAGCTTAGTGACATTTTTGATCAGCTGACTGCAGAGCTACATCGCAAAAACACCTATAATCGCGATTTCGTATCGGATATTCTGCACGAACTCAAGACACCCGTTACATCCATTCGCGGCGCAACAGAACTACTGCTGGATGGTGCAGCAGAAGATCCCGGGTACCGCCTCCGCTTCCTTGAAAACATCCTGTTTGAAACCCAGCGACTGCAACGACTCTACACAGAGTTATCCACGCTGACCGCTCTGGATAATCCCAACCAGAGCGAACAGACAAATAACAACTACACCGAATTCATGCAGGCCACCTGCCATCGCGCTGAAACAGCCTTTCCGCAACCACGCGCTCCGTTGATATACAATCCGCCGGACAAAGCGATCCTTGCCCGCTTTTCTGCCTGCCAGATCGAACAGTTACTTTATATTCTACTGGATAACGCCTTTCGGTACACCCCTCCAACAGGATGCGTCACCCTATCCATATCTCTCAGCGAAAACTTCATTCACACCAGCGTAACCGATACGGGATCAGGCATTTCAGAAAGCAATATCAACCGAATTTTCGATCGGTTCTTCACAACAGAATCCAAAAGTGGAGCCCAATCCCATGGGAGCGGACTTGGGTTATCCATCGCACGACGCATCATCGAAAATCATGGGGGAACCATCCGCGTGGAGAGCAAATCTGGACAAGGGAGCACCTTCACCTTTCGTTTCCCTACCCAAAACGGGTGATACGCCCAGAAACGTATCACCCGCCTTAATCCATCTGTCTTTCTATCAATTAATGAATATCATTAATCTTCGTATACGGGCTCCTCTTCCATGGGTTCCTCTTCCATGGGTTCCACGACGACCTCTTCGTCCATGAATTCCACATCTTCCTCCATCATTTCCGGCTCGCCGTACCACTCGGTCAGATCATGTTCGGGAACACTGCATGCCGGCAAGCGATTCATCGGGTTTATCGTGTATTCACCACCGGCGGGACAGACAAGATTTACACCTTCAGGGAGGTAAGGCATCAAATCATCCCACGTCGGACTCGCATCTTCGGCCACGTTTGTTTCCACAGCCCATGCATCTTTGGCTTCCATGATGAGTTGCAAGTTAGCCATACACTCATACTTTTGTTCCATTTCAGCCTGTTCTGCGGCAGCAGTAATCCCCAACGCGACACCAAATGCCAGAGGCGACATAATCGCAGAAACAACAGGATTCATTCCACCTGTCCGCATGTTTGCCGATATCAGCGCGCCGTCGACATCCTTTACAGCAATGGATGCATACACGTCATTTCCATGGGCATTCATCAGTTTTTCAACGTACGTCATCAGCTTCTGAACCGAATCATCTCCGGGCCACATGCCCCCCGCCTTCATCATTTCTAATTCAATATCAGTGTACGCCTTACAAAAGGCAGGCGACACATAGGCGAAGCCATTCAACTTATCAACCGGCAGATTAGCAAAGGCCGTTTTAACTTTCTCAGATTTCATAAGAGAACCGCCCGCATCATAGGAAGCCAGCGCCGACGTGATGGTCTCCGGAATCACGGAAAGAAGAAAAACACCGTCCTTAACCGCCATAGAAGGTTCTACTCGAACCGGCAGCTGCAATGGAATATTCAATGAATAAACCACTGTTCCGCCCACCTTCTGCTGACTGTAAGGAATCTGATTGATAGCCATAAAGTCTAACAACGCGGTTTGCAGCGTATCATCTTTCACCTTAATCGCCATCAACAAACCCGGGTCAGGAAACTCGATAACAGACTCTTCACTCATGGGGAACGACATCGTTTTATCAGGTGACAACGTCAGCCCCACAGCCAGCTCATCGCTCAGAGATGCAATGATCCTGCTGATATCAATACCCATATTCTGCCGGATCTGATCAAACTGCATGTCCAGCATCTGGTCGGCACCCTCCGGACCAAACTTCTGCAGCCCTTCACGAACCACATCCAGCAACGTCTCTATGCTGAAAGTCCAGCCTTCCAATAATTCCGTTTCCTCCGGATAGAATTTCAGAACCTGCATATCCCGTGGTTCACTTCCACAAAGCCGCCAGAGCGCACGGTCACGCTGCGAGGCATCAACCAATGTATAGGATTTAGCCCGATACATTTCCCCGCCAGCGGGAGCCAGACTGAATCCAGCCGCCTGCACCGCATAAAAACCCAACCAGTCGAGAACAGGATCAACAGACGATGCCACATCATCGGTCATGGATTCATCCGGATTTTCCGTCGATTCCACCACAGCAGCCGCCAGTTCCTTGATTTGTTCGCGCAAGGGCTGAACAATACTCGCCGCATTAAAGTACATCAATATATCACCGGTTACATCAAGACGGGAATAGACTTCACCCGCCATTTCACGTTCTCCGGCAGACACAACGGCTTCCGCAACAGCAGCAACGACGCCGTCTCCTTTCAACTCAGCCACTTTTTTAAGCAAAGCATCATCTTTATGATATGTCAGGCTTTCCTCATACTGAGCAATAGCCTCCCTGGTTTTGCCCTTCATCTCAAGATAGGCGGCATTCGCACGTAATTTACGCGCTTTCTGAATATCATCCTGTGCGTTTACAACGCTAACCGACATTACTGCAAGCAATAATGCAGACAGAACCTGTTTCCGTATATTCTTCATATGTGGATTCCTTCCTGTTGTCACGATCTGTACAATCTGAACGTGAGTCTAAATGGTCTTTTAAAAAAAATCACGAATTATTTTTTTCAATGACAAATAAACCTCGTGAAAAAGCAAAACCACCCCCGAAAATCGATCTTCACAACAGCGGTAGGGACAAAATTATTTATTGTAAATGGCCTTGAATATTGACGAATGCCAAATGTTCATGCAGAATTCAAGACATGGAAGATTCGTACACATCGTCCATCTTATGTGGAGGGATGTTATCATGAACATGCTCGTAAAAAGTTATTATGAATTAAAACCGCTTATTCCAAGACATGTGCAGATTGTTCTTCATCAGTGGTATACACAGCGAAAAAGATCATATTGCAAAAACTGGCCCATTGATATCCATGCAGCCGATATTCGCCCGCCCTGGTCACAGTGGCCTGGAAACAAGCACTTCGCTCTGGTTCTCACCCATGATGTGGAAACAGCCGAAGGAGTTGCTAAATGCCCATTGCTAATGCAGATGGAAGAACAATTGGGTTTCCGATCCTCCTTCAATTTTGTTCCAGAGAAATACAACACACCGGACAACCTTCTGAAGAAAATTAAGGCCAACGGCTTTGAAATCGGAGTTCACGGCCTGCTCCATGACGGAAAACTGTATAAATCCAGGCAGATATTCATGGAGCGCGCACAGCGAATCAACCGTTATCTCGAGCAATGGCAAGCCGTTGGATTCCGGTCCCCATCCATGCACCATAATTTATCATGGCTGCACAATTTAAACATCGCCTACGATGCATCCACCTTTGATACCGACCCCTTTGAGCCCGACAGCAGCGGAACCTGCCGCATTTTCCCGTTCTGGGTTCATCGCGGAACCAATACCGATGAAGGCTATGCTGAACTGCCCTATACCTTAGTTCAAGATTCCACCCTGTTTCTCTTTCTGCAGGAAAGCACCATAGATATCTGGATTGAGAAACTGGACTGGCTGGTTCAGAAAGGCGGAATGGCACTGGTAAATGTTCATCCTGACTATATGAACTTCACGTCAGACAAACAGCTCACAAGTGAATATCCGTCGACGCTGTACCAGCAATTTCTTGAGTATATCAAAACACGCCACGCCGGCATGTACTGGCATGCGCTCCCGCAGGAAATGGCCAAATTTACCTTCATGAAGTACAAATGCAATCACGCAGAGGAGGTGACAACATGAACACAGAATCCGGCGTCATCATTATGGGCGGAGATTTCCAGGGGCTGGCGGCACTACGTTCTCTTTCCCGCAGAAACATCCCGGTACTGATCATCGATCATGACCATTGCATCAGTCGCTACTCACGATGCCGGCATCGTTTTGTCAAATCACCTGCATCAAGCGATCATGACGCCTATCTTGATTTCCTGATCAAGCTGGCAGACAAGGAAAACGTCCGCAACTGGCTGATCATCCCCAACAGCGACGAAACCGTGTACATTCTATCGATGAATAAAGCACGTCTCACGCCGTTATATCGAGTCGCTACCCCTTCGTGGGATGTCATAAAAAACATCTACATCAAAAAGAACACCTACGAACTGGCTAAAAAGCTTAACATCCCCATTCCCACATCCCACTTCCCTTCCAGCATTCAGGAAGTGGAAGAACTGGATATCCGCTATCCCGTCGTCATCAAACCCTCGGTTCGAGACAACCTGTACCCTAAAGTCCACGTAAAAGCGTATCGCATTAACAATAAACAGGAACTGATAAAAACCTATCGCTATGTCAGCCAGTTCATTGATCCTTCGGAAATTATCGTGCAG includes the following:
- a CDS encoding HAD family hydrolase; the protein is MIKALLFDLDGTLLNTLADLADAVNRTMRKHGYAEHPQDAYRFFVGCGMEKLIIRALPEQARTPQVIADCKRDFMEDYGKNWMNATALYPGIAELLDNLQQNGIHMAVLSNKPHEMTKKCVETYMSSWAFDAVIGQIDGIPVKPDPSSANRIVKLINAKSDEFLYVGDSSVDMRTAAAADMTAVGVTWGFRPKKELIDNGARYIIDHPSELAQIITSHTTQEDK
- a CDS encoding NAD-dependent epimerase; amino-acid sequence: MKVLITGTAGFIGYHLAQVMLACGVEVVGLDSINDYYDVRIKYGRLEQTGIAQDEIEYGKLVQSRLHNGYRFIRCNLEDGERVMTLMREEKFDAVCNLAAQAGVRYSIENPMAYVQSNIVGFVNILEGCRHTGVKHLAYASSSSVYGLNEQMPFSTRDNVDHPISLYAASKKSNELMAHTYSQLYGLPTTGLRFFTVYGPWGRPDMALFLFTKAILENRPIDVFNNGQMERDFTYVDDIVEGIKRVINHPPVGNNEWTGAHPDPSSSVAPYKVYNIGRGAPVRLMDFIKEIERNLGQEAVKNMLPLQPGDVPATYADTTGLEKDVGYKPATEIPEGIRCFIEWYREWMPKLT
- the dbpA gene encoding ATP-dependent RNA helicase DbpA → MASNDFSSLPLHTSLLDNLPSLGYLTMTPVQTESLPKILKSQDVIVQAKTGSGKTAAFGLGILNDIDPAVTSATALILCPTRELAEQVAAELRRLARCLPNIRIVTLCGGSPYFNQRNTMEHGAHIVVGTPGRIDKHIRKNSLITERIRTLVLDEADRLLDMGFYDSIMDIIKTVPNNRQTMLFSATFPDAIIDLSTSIQRNAKRISVDTMHEIGAIKQRAYLVEKDAKLHALIQILLHHNPPSSVVFCNTKQTCKDVAKALKSRGFSVTAIHGDLDQRDRNVALTLFTGKSISVLVATDVASRGIDVKDLSAVINYDLSPDAEVHVHRIGRTGRAGKEGLAISLYQETQEFRIKLYEEYMNQTIERTPLPAVSNANPCTTPPTISFHILGGKKSKIRPGDILGALTGEAGIPGSSVGKIHVFDQHSYVAIAKNDVAKVEKWAKEGTIKRRRIQRM
- a CDS encoding ATP-grasp domain-containing protein codes for the protein MQSRRGGDNMNTESGVIIMGGDFQGLAALRSLSRRNIPVLIIDHDHCISRYSRCRHRFVKSPASSDHDAYLDFLIKLADKENVRNWLIIPNSDETVYILSMNKARLTPLYRVATPSWDVIKNIYIKKNTYELAKKLNIPIPTSHFPSSIQEVEELDIRYPVVIKPSVRDNLYPKVHVKAYRINNKQELIKTYRYVSQFIDPSEIIVQDLIPGGAEVLYSFCPFFKNGTILTSITARRPRQHPMTFGHASTFAELVHIPKLKEMAEQFLQAIDYYGFGEVEFMYDKRDSTYRFLEINPRIWGWHSLAIAAGADYPAMLYMDVFNQPFEIPRSKETMKWIRLTTDIPTALGEIIKGRLHVRDYLSSMRGDKTFAVFSKHDPLPFFAELFMLPYLAIKRGF
- a CDS encoding response regulator, giving the protein MTNAGNILLIEDEQPIADVVEYVLSKDGFYVSHAGDGDNALERAREKAFDLVILDINIPGLSGVSLFRALKNIHRNLAIIMLTCRADEVDRVMWLELGADDYVTKPFSPRELAARVRSVLRRCKPRNEEQTVQKCGAFLVDSEALCISYHKTSLDLTVQEFKLLELFLNHPRRVFSREYIIDALYGRDYYISERSIDATVKRLRKKVQLVSGKLNPLETVYGAGYRLHPDVPGSQ
- a CDS encoding transposase — translated: MRRKRIKRDYLAYYHCMSRIVGREMLLGHVEKEHMRQLIRRVEGFTGVHVLTYAIMTNHIHLLLEEPDRGEVEQLTEADLIRRLGFLYSAEEVDVVCGRWKGWNDVGMTDAVAEDKRRYLIRMHDVSEFMKQVKQRFTCWYNRRMRRSGTLWEQRFKSVLVEDGQALRTMAAYIEMNPVRAGMVDDPKQYCFCGFGEAMGGVTVARQGIMTLASGVKRMDVEVRVAEQVNTWGAASTVYWERVLMYDEMRKNPCFAMLDKEMIPEKLKKRLKISDFERLQCRSRFFTDGQVFGSHAFVESFFEENRSYFGENRKTGARKVRGGWHGIYTIRDLGNWC